The following are encoded in a window of Desulfobacterales bacterium genomic DNA:
- the rpoZ gene encoding DNA-directed RNA polymerase subunit omega, producing MARITVEDCLERIGDENRFALVHLAVARIKQLRKGAQLLVTDRKNKEVVMALREIAAGKVSLDNIKELARPPQAPAVEAGAGSEPGKIAESVA from the coding sequence ATGGCAAGGATAACAGTTGAGGATTGTCTGGAAAGAATAGGTGATGAAAATCGGTTCGCCCTGGTTCATCTGGCGGTGGCCCGGATCAAGCAGCTTCGCAAGGGCGCGCAATTACTGGTCACCGACCGGAAAAACAAGGAAGTGGTGATGGCCCTGCGGGAAATCGCCGCTGGCAAGGTTTCCCTTGACAACATCAAGGAACTGGCCCGGCCGCCCCAGGCGCCGGCGGTTGAGGCCGGTGCGGGAAGTGAACCGGGAAAAATCGCTGAATCGGTTGCTTGA